In Persicimonas caeni, a single window of DNA contains:
- a CDS encoding Ig-like domain-containing protein, with translation MARISKAFPRRLFVVSVLAASLLFASFTLTGCFSRLTGNEGQFTFGYLTDVQIENFNKPIAPGARLDLVAFENGSDDKQYRVVEATSSNPKVLTVASVNGRHAVLEGVAPGSARITMTVRRADGTTLEDSVFMSVAKPTALELAHTCADTPKAAYVASDNLTVPFALHAEDGRAVVGYRYVPVDVEPKGALKFVSRPREFSEIVFRAGPPAEDVRITSKVDDTSLELRLVRRSDVDQIRPEPATLQALTAVGYEQFVGFYPMAGTDPVCQSGMLTEARSLTPDICKVSADLDENGSNWNRAQMARVKGVGFGICRYEITFPEAAGGDGLTEAFTMPVGQFPEGDDAGEPAASVAHEAPERALPWYLTPLLALLASALLAPWAWWWTQRREED, from the coding sequence ATGGCGCGCATCTCGAAAGCCTTCCCCCGGCGGCTCTTCGTCGTCTCTGTCCTCGCTGCATCGCTTCTCTTCGCCTCATTCACCCTCACCGGCTGCTTCTCGCGTCTTACCGGCAACGAGGGCCAATTCACGTTCGGTTACCTGACCGACGTGCAGATCGAAAACTTCAACAAGCCCATCGCCCCGGGGGCGCGCCTCGATTTGGTCGCCTTCGAGAACGGCAGCGACGACAAGCAGTACCGGGTGGTCGAGGCGACCTCGTCGAACCCGAAGGTGCTCACCGTGGCGTCGGTCAACGGGCGGCACGCGGTGTTGGAAGGCGTCGCTCCGGGCAGCGCACGCATCACGATGACGGTGCGACGCGCCGACGGCACGACCTTGGAGGACTCGGTCTTCATGAGCGTGGCGAAACCGACCGCGCTCGAGCTCGCCCATACCTGCGCAGACACGCCCAAGGCAGCGTACGTGGCATCCGACAACCTGACCGTGCCGTTTGCGCTGCACGCCGAAGATGGCCGCGCGGTTGTCGGCTACCGCTACGTGCCCGTCGACGTCGAGCCGAAGGGCGCCCTGAAGTTCGTGTCGCGCCCGCGCGAGTTCTCCGAGATCGTCTTTCGCGCCGGCCCGCCGGCCGAGGACGTGCGCATCACCTCGAAGGTCGACGACACCTCGCTCGAGCTGCGGCTGGTGCGCCGCTCCGACGTGGATCAGATTCGCCCCGAGCCTGCGACCTTGCAGGCGCTCACGGCCGTGGGCTACGAGCAGTTTGTCGGCTTCTACCCGATGGCCGGCACCGACCCGGTCTGCCAGTCGGGGATGCTCACCGAGGCGCGAAGCCTGACCCCCGACATCTGTAAGGTGAGCGCGGATCTCGACGAAAACGGCTCGAATTGGAACCGCGCACAGATGGCGCGCGTCAAAGGTGTTGGCTTCGGCATATGCCGCTACGAGATCACGTTCCCCGAGGCCGCCGGCGGCGACGGACTCACCGAAGCCTTTACGATGCCTGTGGGCCAATTCCCCGAGGGCGACGACGCGGGCGAGCCCGCGGCCAGTGTAGCTCACGAGGCCCCGGAGCGTGCACTCCCATGGTATCTGACACCGCTGCTCGCGCTGTTGGCGTCGGCGCTGCTCGCGCCCTGGGCGTGGTGGTGGACGCAGCGACGCGAGGAAGATTGA
- a CDS encoding class I SAM-dependent methyltransferase: MKKDRDKWNAKFGGRADEPLDPNPFIVEHVDRLEEGSVLDLACGDGRNALFLAESGFEVCGVDISDVGLARLRRFAAERGLDVDTHQIDLDAPDALSGLSGFDNVVISHFKPPQTFWAQAPDLLRLGGVLLIDTFSIRQHEEFGFPERFCLRPGELRDVSDKLEVVLHEEHGAPEKYLEGYLFRRV; the protein is encoded by the coding sequence ATGAAAAAAGATCGAGACAAGTGGAACGCAAAATTCGGCGGCCGCGCCGACGAGCCGCTCGACCCCAACCCGTTCATCGTCGAGCACGTCGACCGGCTCGAGGAGGGCTCTGTGCTCGACCTCGCCTGCGGTGACGGCCGAAACGCGCTCTTTTTGGCCGAGAGCGGCTTCGAGGTGTGCGGCGTCGATATCTCCGACGTGGGCCTCGCCCGCCTTCGCCGCTTCGCCGCCGAGCGCGGCCTCGACGTCGACACCCATCAGATCGACCTGGACGCGCCCGACGCCCTCTCGGGCCTGTCGGGCTTCGACAACGTGGTGATCTCGCACTTCAAGCCGCCGCAGACCTTCTGGGCCCAGGCGCCCGATTTGCTGCGCCTGGGCGGCGTGCTCCTCATCGACACCTTTTCGATTCGCCAGCACGAGGAGTTCGGGTTTCCCGAGCGGTTTTGCCTGCGGCCGGGGGAGTTGCGCGACGTGTCCGACAAACTCGAGGTGGTGCTCCACGAGGAGCACGGGGCGCCCGAGAAATACCTCGAGGGGTATCTCTTTCGGCGGGTGTGA
- a CDS encoding cytochrome P450 — protein MFGLKDGLNLVDRFKSGESAPARPPGPRGWQNLKVLVDFATDQIGCFRRITRRYGSASFFKLGTFDAYLFTDPEAIEEVLLTKSSSFEKDALTHELDVLLGKGLLTSEGQMWRHQRRLISPNLRRKQIAHYADVMVERTRQMLDDWEDGQVRPLHRDAMEVTLRIVVDTLFNLEMDSDIHRVGQALDTAMEGFHEQAHTLWRFVPEPLPTPMRAKFEKALEEFDALIYKLIDQRRQDATEGDDLLYRLIAAVDDEGNQMTDGQLRDEVITLFLAGHETTALAIMYAWYLMSDHPWVMDKVHAEVDEVLGERVATADDVSELPYTEAVIQETMRLYPPAWTIGREAIEDVEIAGWTVTKGAQVLLPQSLVHRDRRWFDNPDLFRPERWLDGLEDRIPRFAYFPFGGGPRICIGNYFAMMEAILVVATMAQQVRLENVSRQALRTQPSVTQRPATAIEMKVRRR, from the coding sequence ATGTTTGGTTTGAAAGATGGGCTCAATTTGGTGGACCGGTTCAAGTCGGGAGAGTCTGCGCCTGCGCGGCCGCCGGGGCCACGTGGTTGGCAGAACCTGAAGGTTTTGGTCGACTTCGCCACCGACCAGATCGGCTGCTTTCGACGCATCACGCGCCGTTACGGCTCGGCGTCGTTCTTCAAGTTGGGGACCTTCGACGCCTACCTGTTCACCGACCCGGAGGCGATCGAGGAGGTGCTGCTGACCAAGAGCAGCTCGTTCGAAAAGGACGCGCTCACCCACGAGCTCGACGTCCTGTTGGGCAAGGGACTGCTGACGAGCGAGGGGCAGATGTGGCGCCACCAGCGCCGGCTCATCTCGCCGAACCTTCGGCGCAAGCAGATCGCGCACTACGCCGACGTCATGGTCGAGCGCACTCGTCAGATGCTCGACGATTGGGAGGACGGGCAGGTGCGCCCGCTGCATCGCGACGCCATGGAGGTGACGCTTCGCATCGTGGTCGACACGCTCTTCAACCTCGAGATGGACAGCGATATCCACCGCGTCGGACAGGCGCTCGACACGGCGATGGAGGGGTTTCACGAGCAGGCGCATACCCTGTGGCGCTTCGTCCCGGAGCCGCTGCCGACCCCGATGAGGGCGAAGTTCGAGAAAGCGCTCGAGGAGTTCGACGCGCTGATTTACAAGCTCATCGACCAGCGCCGCCAGGACGCCACCGAGGGAGATGACCTGCTCTACCGGCTCATCGCCGCGGTCGACGACGAGGGCAACCAGATGACCGACGGGCAACTCCGCGACGAGGTCATCACGCTGTTTTTGGCCGGCCACGAGACCACCGCGCTTGCGATCATGTACGCCTGGTATCTGATGTCGGACCATCCGTGGGTCATGGACAAGGTCCACGCCGAGGTCGACGAGGTCCTCGGCGAACGTGTGGCGACCGCCGATGACGTCTCCGAGCTTCCGTACACGGAGGCGGTCATCCAGGAGACGATGCGGCTGTATCCGCCCGCCTGGACCATCGGGCGCGAGGCGATCGAGGACGTCGAAATCGCCGGTTGGACGGTGACCAAAGGCGCGCAGGTCTTGCTGCCGCAGAGCCTGGTGCACCGCGACCGACGCTGGTTCGACAACCCTGACCTCTTTCGCCCGGAGCGCTGGCTCGACGGGCTCGAAGACCGCATCCCACGCTTCGCCTACTTCCCGTTCGGCGGCGGCCCGCGCATCTGCATCGGCAACTATTTTGCGATGATGGAGGCGATCTTGGTCGTGGCCACGATGGCCCAGCAGGTTCGCCTCGAAAACGTCTCTCGCCAGGCGCTTCGCACCCAGCCCTCGGTCACCCAACGCCCCGCGACGGCGATCGAGATGAAGGTGCGGCGACGGTAA
- a CDS encoding c-type cytochrome yields the protein MHFSLLFSDTISLALGVLALLTLVGCERGGFGCETAPPPGSPVAVVERYECNRCHSALAQPTQTRAEQGPFEGGRLELAEQDRSCTGCHNALHDGELDEEYPAEAITHWQKNVVHLIDVPTLTGAGRRFRRDWLVDFLRSPHDLRPRLEATMPRFAMPEKDARAIAEYFVPTSTGAHEAVDLSQADLGAGRAVLESNGCTSCHAFGGVEGLKASPVPVEMEPEALARAMKLAPDLRYTRDRMSPAAVVAWLEDSKKIKSDSLMPHIPLSETEREQAAAFILRAELAPVARPEMPKRLPVLEREVRYAEVEREVFKKVCWHCHSDPDGNNGDGGPGNTGGFGFEGKGLDLGSYEAIERGRLGEDGERESVVEPGADGVSPLVAHMLARHAEVAGEPVEGVRGMPLGLPPMSMEKIQLVETWVAQGARQ from the coding sequence ATGCATTTTTCGTTACTCTTTAGCGACACAATTTCTCTCGCGCTCGGCGTGCTCGCGCTTTTGACGCTGGTCGGATGTGAGCGAGGAGGCTTCGGATGCGAGACAGCGCCGCCGCCGGGCAGCCCCGTGGCGGTCGTAGAGCGCTATGAATGCAATCGCTGTCACTCTGCGCTCGCCCAGCCCACCCAAACGCGGGCCGAACAGGGGCCCTTCGAAGGAGGTCGGCTCGAACTCGCCGAGCAGGACCGAAGCTGCACCGGGTGTCATAACGCGCTCCACGACGGCGAGCTCGACGAGGAGTACCCCGCCGAGGCGATTACGCATTGGCAAAAAAACGTAGTCCACCTCATCGACGTCCCCACGCTGACGGGCGCAGGCCGACGTTTTCGGCGCGACTGGCTCGTCGACTTCTTGCGGTCACCGCACGACCTCCGGCCGCGGCTGGAAGCGACGATGCCGCGATTTGCGATGCCCGAGAAGGACGCGCGCGCCATCGCCGAGTACTTTGTGCCGACCTCCACAGGCGCTCACGAGGCGGTCGATTTGTCGCAGGCGGACCTCGGGGCCGGTCGCGCCGTCTTGGAGTCGAACGGCTGCACGAGTTGTCACGCTTTTGGCGGCGTCGAGGGGCTAAAAGCCTCTCCAGTGCCGGTCGAGATGGAGCCCGAGGCGCTCGCCCGCGCCATGAAGCTCGCCCCCGATCTTCGCTACACTCGCGACCGGATGAGCCCGGCGGCGGTGGTCGCCTGGCTCGAAGACTCGAAGAAGATCAAGTCCGACAGCCTCATGCCGCATATCCCGTTGAGCGAGACGGAGCGCGAGCAGGCGGCCGCCTTTATTTTGCGCGCCGAGCTCGCCCCCGTCGCGCGACCCGAGATGCCGAAGCGCCTGCCTGTGCTCGAACGCGAGGTGCGCTATGCGGAGGTGGAGCGCGAGGTGTTCAAGAAGGTCTGCTGGCATTGCCACTCCGACCCCGACGGCAACAACGGGGACGGTGGGCCGGGCAACACCGGCGGGTTCGGCTTCGAGGGCAAGGGCCTCGACCTGGGAAGCTACGAGGCGATCGAGCGCGGGCGTCTGGGCGAAGACGGAGAGCGCGAGAGCGTTGTCGAGCCAGGCGCCGACGGGGTCTCTCCGCTCGTCGCTCACATGCTCGCCCGGCACGCCGAGGTCGCCGGCGAGCCTGTCGAGGGCGTGCGCGGCATGCCGTTGGGACTGCCGCCGATGTCGATGGAGAAGATCCAGCTCGTCGAGACGTGGGTGGCGCAGGGGGCGCGGCAGTGA
- a CDS encoding NAD(P)/FAD-dependent oxidoreductase: MSQTFRTADVAIIGAGTTGAAAAMLCARRGLETVCVERRDLTEAGARWVNGVPASFFDRAGIARPEAPERMAMGVDFHLVAGWGPERVVVRDHELMEVDMRLLVERLQRGARDAGAELVGSTRVEGMADGHLQTSRGPIEARWYIDASGMTGARLLGHPAPAPRDICAAAQAVHTVTDTAAARRFCEEHDVSPGHTLCFTGIEGGYSILNVRVDDDHVSLLTGSIPAEGHRSGHAILQEFAAAQPWIGERQFGGSRAIPIRRPYARFHEGNRAVIGDAACQVFSAHGSGIGPGLVAARFLADALAEGRGLAGYTRDWQRHFGGLFAGYTVFRRFSQTLSPEVLETLMRTGLMDAEMAAQGLLQQMPSPDLDLIASKLKAAARAPRLALQLTPVLAKMGAAQLLYAGYPASETRRTQWRRLVDVVLGI; this comes from the coding sequence ATGAGCCAAACCTTTCGAACCGCCGATGTCGCCATCATCGGCGCCGGGACGACCGGCGCCGCCGCGGCCATGCTATGTGCGCGCCGCGGCCTCGAGACCGTCTGTGTGGAGCGCCGCGACCTCACCGAGGCGGGCGCGCGCTGGGTCAACGGGGTGCCGGCGAGTTTCTTCGACCGCGCCGGGATTGCCCGGCCCGAGGCGCCCGAGCGCATGGCGATGGGCGTCGACTTCCACCTCGTGGCCGGCTGGGGGCCCGAGCGGGTGGTCGTGCGCGACCACGAGTTGATGGAGGTCGACATGCGCCTGCTCGTCGAGCGGTTGCAGCGCGGCGCGCGCGACGCCGGCGCCGAACTCGTCGGCAGCACGCGTGTGGAGGGGATGGCCGACGGGCACCTGCAGACCTCGCGCGGCCCGATCGAGGCGCGCTGGTACATCGACGCGTCGGGCATGACCGGGGCGCGGCTGTTGGGCCACCCGGCCCCTGCGCCGCGCGACATCTGCGCGGCCGCCCAGGCGGTGCACACGGTCACTGACACCGCCGCGGCCCGGCGGTTTTGCGAGGAGCACGACGTCTCGCCGGGCCACACGCTCTGCTTTACGGGCATCGAGGGCGGCTACTCGATCTTGAACGTGCGCGTCGACGACGACCACGTCAGCCTGCTCACCGGCAGCATCCCGGCTGAGGGGCACCGCTCCGGGCACGCGATTCTGCAGGAATTCGCCGCCGCCCAGCCCTGGATCGGCGAGCGCCAATTCGGCGGCTCGCGCGCCATCCCGATTCGGCGGCCCTACGCGCGCTTTCACGAGGGCAATCGCGCGGTCATCGGCGACGCAGCCTGTCAGGTCTTCTCGGCGCACGGCTCGGGCATCGGCCCCGGCCTCGTCGCCGCGCGCTTTCTGGCCGACGCGCTCGCCGAAGGCCGCGGGCTAGCCGGCTACACCCGCGACTGGCAACGCCATTTCGGCGGCCTCTTCGCCGGCTACACCGTCTTTCGACGCTTCTCGCAGACCTTGTCGCCCGAGGTGCTCGAAACCCTGATGCGCACCGGCCTGATGGACGCCGAGATGGCCGCCCAAGGGCTGCTCCAGCAGATGCCCTCCCCCGACCTCGACCTCATCGCCAGCAAACTCAAAGCCGCCGCGCGCGCCCCGCGTCTGGCTCTCCAACTCACGCCCGTCCTGGCAAAGATGGGCGCCGCCCAACTGCTCTATGCGGGCTATCCGGCCTCGGAGACGCGTCGGACGCAGTGGCGTCGGCTGGTCGACGTCGTGCTTGGGATCTAG
- a CDS encoding Tll0287-like domain-containing protein — MKTPAYLTIVLAASLLALAACEKPGDSTGEEQASATQDEEAAAEEPADGQKAEQEAEEGAEQEAKQDEAKQQDTSAQVDAPEGWEIVAPVEMTEADKAKLEKAKSAQKELGKTLLNELTSATAQKGFPEAVAVCNTVAPQIAEKVHTDKGVAIGRTSFKLRNPDNKPPTWAEPFVEARATEPTVMRSTGGDKLAYLAPIKMGELCVNCHGPADKLAEGVPEKVAELYPQDQATGFNPGDLRGWFWVEVPES, encoded by the coding sequence ATGAAGACCCCAGCGTATCTGACCATCGTGCTCGCCGCTTCGTTACTCGCCCTGGCGGCCTGTGAGAAGCCCGGCGATTCAACCGGCGAGGAGCAAGCCTCCGCGACGCAAGACGAAGAGGCCGCCGCCGAGGAGCCTGCGGACGGCCAGAAAGCCGAGCAAGAGGCCGAGGAAGGCGCCGAGCAGGAAGCCAAGCAAGACGAAGCCAAACAACAGGACACCTCCGCCCAGGTCGACGCCCCCGAGGGCTGGGAGATCGTCGCCCCGGTCGAGATGACCGAAGCCGACAAGGCGAAGCTCGAGAAGGCCAAGTCGGCCCAAAAGGAGCTCGGCAAGACGCTGCTCAACGAGCTGACCAGCGCCACCGCCCAGAAGGGCTTTCCCGAGGCGGTCGCCGTGTGCAACACGGTCGCCCCGCAAATCGCCGAGAAGGTCCACACCGACAAGGGCGTGGCCATCGGGCGCACCTCCTTCAAGCTGCGCAACCCCGACAACAAGCCGCCCACGTGGGCCGAGCCGTTCGTCGAGGCGCGCGCCACCGAGCCGACCGTGATGCGAAGCACCGGCGGCGACAAGCTCGCCTACCTCGCCCCCATCAAGATGGGCGAGCTGTGCGTCAACTGCCACGGCCCGGCCGACAAGCTCGCCGAGGGCGTGCCCGAGAAGGTCGCCGAGCTCTACCCCCAGGACCAGGCCACCGGCTTCAACCCCGGCGATCTTCGCGGCTGGTTCTGGGTGGAAGTGCCCGAGAGCTGA
- a CDS encoding HAD family hydrolase → MSKPAAFFDLDRTLIDVNSALLWAHHERAQGNVSSWQLAQATFWTAMYHLSLIDMERAFNEAVAYYKGEPFETLQERTRDWFHDEIRARLRTGAAEAMDAHRNEGHPLVILTNSSCFEAEVAAESWGFDHWLANHFPVDAQGCLLGTFATPMCYGAGKVHHARNWAEEHGVDLERSYFYTDSYSDLPMLEEVGQPRIVSPDPRLRRVARQRGWPILNW, encoded by the coding sequence ATGTCCAAACCGGCTGCATTTTTCGATCTCGACCGCACCCTCATCGACGTCAACAGCGCGCTTTTGTGGGCCCACCACGAGCGCGCGCAGGGCAACGTCAGCTCCTGGCAGCTCGCCCAGGCGACCTTCTGGACGGCGATGTACCACCTGTCGCTCATCGACATGGAGCGCGCGTTCAATGAGGCGGTCGCCTACTACAAGGGCGAGCCGTTCGAGACGCTCCAAGAGCGCACGCGCGACTGGTTTCACGACGAGATTCGCGCGCGGCTGCGCACCGGCGCCGCCGAGGCGATGGACGCCCACCGCAACGAAGGCCACCCGCTGGTCATCCTGACCAACAGTTCGTGCTTCGAGGCCGAGGTCGCCGCCGAGAGCTGGGGCTTCGACCACTGGCTGGCCAACCACTTTCCGGTCGACGCGCAGGGCTGCCTGCTGGGCACCTTCGCCACGCCGATGTGCTACGGGGCGGGCAAGGTCCACCACGCGCGCAACTGGGCCGAAGAGCACGGCGTCGACCTGGAGCGCTCGTATTTCTACACCGACTCGTACTCCGACCTGCCCATGCTCGAAGAGGTCGGCCAGCCGCGCATCGTCAGCCCCGACCCGAGGCTTCGACGCGTGGCCCGCCAACGTGGCTGGCCGATTCTCAACTGGTGA
- a CDS encoding PP2C family protein-serine/threonine phosphatase, which yields MNSIQLAGMSTTGRRETNQDAYFIDADMGLCVVCDGMGGYTGGEVASKTAVEVIRHFFAAKLSESDAMWPYPLRRELTLEENMVSVSVQLAHQAICARRRGEISRMGTTVVVAACADEDIVLGHVGDSRIYRLRDGELEQLTRDHSMYNELYDSGTCDLPPIEKFRYRHVLSRALGYSQEGPENPDIRRERMREGDTYLLCTDGLHDVLGASRIAYELGTRAPAEACATLIDMAYEAGSTDNITAAVVRVSR from the coding sequence ATGAATTCGATTCAACTAGCCGGCATGAGCACGACCGGACGCCGCGAGACCAACCAGGACGCCTACTTTATCGACGCGGACATGGGCCTGTGCGTGGTCTGTGACGGGATGGGCGGCTACACCGGCGGCGAGGTCGCCAGCAAGACGGCCGTGGAGGTGATCCGGCACTTTTTTGCGGCAAAACTTTCCGAGTCGGACGCCATGTGGCCCTATCCGCTGCGCCGGGAGCTGACCCTCGAGGAGAATATGGTCAGCGTGTCGGTGCAATTGGCCCACCAGGCCATCTGCGCGCGGCGCCGCGGCGAGATCTCACGCATGGGCACCACCGTGGTGGTCGCCGCCTGCGCCGACGAGGACATAGTGTTGGGGCATGTGGGCGACAGCCGCATCTACCGGCTGCGCGACGGCGAGCTCGAGCAGCTCACCCGCGACCACTCCATGTATAACGAGCTGTACGACTCGGGCACCTGCGACCTGCCGCCCATCGAGAAGTTCAGGTACAGGCACGTGCTCAGCCGCGCGCTGGGCTATTCGCAGGAGGGACCGGAGAACCCCGACATTCGCCGCGAGCGGATGCGCGAAGGTGACACGTACCTGCTCTGCACCGACGGGCTGCACGACGTGCTCGGCGCCTCGCGTATCGCCTACGAGTTGGGCACGCGCGCTCCGGCCGAGGCGTGTGCGACGCTCATCGACATGGCCTACGAGGCGGGGAGCACCGACAATATCACCGCGGCGGTCGTGCGCGTGTCTCGCTAA